In bacterium, the genomic stretch GCGCCGCAGCGCATGGCCGCCGGCGTCGTCGCGCCCGCGCCGGTGCGCGTGGCGGCGGCCGAGGAGGGGGACCTGGACTCCTGGGTGCGCCAGCACGCGAGCGTCGCGCGCGACGCGACGCTCCTCGGCCCGGCCGAAGAGGTCGAGTTCGCGAGCTTCGACGCCGCGGCCGGGTCGGCGGGACGCTAGGGGCCGCGCCATGGGCACCCGCGCCGGCTGCGTCCCGTTGCTCGTGGTCGTGTTCCTGGCGGCTCCCGGCGCCGCGGTCCGGGCCCAGCAGGGGGTCGACGGACTTCTCCCGCGCGCGACGGAGACCGCCTACCGCGGCCGCAAGGTCGTCATCGACTTCTCGCACGCCTCGCCCCAGGTGACGAGCATGACCGTGCTCTGCCAGCCGGGGGGGCGCGAGCGCCGCGAGTTCCACGCGACGCACGGCCTGCTGGTCGTCGACGGTCAGTCCTCGTGGCAGTACCTGCCTGACCAGGGCGTCGTGCTCAAGCGCCGCTCCCGGGGCGAGGGCGGCGAGCAGCTGCGGCCCGAGCTGCTGCGGCGCGCGCTCGCCAGCTACGAAGTGCGCGTCTCGGCGTCCGAGCCGGTCGCCGGCCGCCGCAGCCGGGCGCTGGAGTTCATGCCGCGGCAGGGCGGCAGCCGCCCGCGGCGCCGGATCTGGGTCGACGAGGAGACGGGCCTCGTGCTGCGCACGGAAGTCTACGGCACCGACAGCCGACTCTCGTCGCTGACCGTGTTCGAGGACCTGGAGTACCGCCCCGCCCTCGACGCCGCCATCTTCACGATGCGGGTGCCGGCGGGGGCGCGCGTCGTCGAGGCGGGCGACGAGCCGTGCCTGGAGCCCGAGGAGGCCGCGCGCGTGGCGGGGCTGGCCGTGACGCTGCCGGCCTACCTCCCCGAGGGCTTCGCGCGCCAGTGCATCCGCGCGCGGCGTCGCCGCGACTACGGCGAGGTCCAGGTGGTCTTCGGCGACGGGCTGAGCCTGCTGTCGCTCTTCGAGAGCACGAGCTTCCGCAGCCCCGGTCCCGCGGCGGGCCCCGCCGTGCCGGTCGGCCCGTGGTCCGGGCGGTGGCACGCGCTCGGCCTGGTCAGCGGGATCTCGTGGCGGACGCCGTGGGCGAACTTCGCCCTGCTCGGCGAGCTCTCGCGCGACGAGCTGCTGCGGGTGGCCGGGTCCGTCCAGGAGAAGGCGGAACCTTCCGCCGCCCGCCGACATCCATAGGGAAGACTGCGGCCCCGGGGCCGCGGCCACCGCCACAGGGGCGACCACGGGAGGGATCATGGGCAACACCATCAAGACCACGCTGCTGCTCGCGCTGCTCACGGCGCTGCTCGTCGCGCTCGGCCGCGTCTTCGGGGGCCGCGGCGGGATGGTCCTCGCCTTCGGCATGGCGATCGTGATGAACGTCGGCAGCTACTGGTTCTCGGACCGGATCGTCCTCGCGATGTACCGGGCCCGCGAGCTCGGGCCGGGCGAGCACCCGGAGCTGCACCGGATGGTCGCGAACATCGCCCAGACCGGCGGGCTGCCGATGCCGCGGCTGTTCGTCGTCCCGCAGCCGGGGCTCAACGCCTTTGCCACGGGCCGCGGCCCCGAGCACGCGGTCGTCGCCGTCACGGAGGGGCTGCTGGCGCACCTCGACGGCCCCGAGCTCGAGGGGGTGCTGGCCCACGAGCTGGCGCACGTGAAGAACCGCGACATCCTGGTCAGCGCGGTCGCCGCGACGCTCGCCGGGGCGATCATGCTCATCGCGGACATGGCGCGCTGGGCGAGCATCTTCGGCGGCTTCGGCGGCCGGGACAGCGAGGAGCGCGGCAACCCGCTCGCCCTGCTCGTGGCGGCCATCGTCGCACCGCTGGCGGCGCTGCTCGTGCAGATGGCGATCTCCCGCTCGCGGGAGTACCTGGCCGACGCGACGGGCGCGCGTCTGGCCGGCAGCCCCGAGGGCCTGGCGCGCGCCCTCGCGAAGCTGGCCGCGGCGGGCCGGATCGTCCCCACCGAGGGGCCGGCCGCGGCGAGCCACGTGCTCATCGTCAGCCCCCTCTCCGGCGGCGGGCTCTTCTCGCTCTTCTCGACCCACCCGCCGATCGAGGAGCGCATCAAGCGCCTGCGCGCGCTGGCGCCCGGCGCGTAGCCTCTCTTCACGGGATCGTCCCCACACACAAGGAGCGTGATGTCGCGATGCAGATGACGCAGCAGATCAGGCGCAGGATCACCCTCGGTGCCGTGGCGGTGGCCTCGCTGGCCGCCGGCATGGTGCTGGCCTCCCGGCTGAACCTCACCCCGCCGACGCGCGCGGCTGCCGAGCGCGAGCCGGGTGCCAGCGCGCTCCAGGCGGCTGCCCCCGCCGCCGGGGCCGCGGGCGCGTCCGGGTTCAACTTCGTGAAGATCGCCGCGGAGGAGAAGAAGTTCGTCGTGAACATCAACACGACGAAGACCTTCAAGCGCCGCATGCCGCAGATGCCGCGCGGCCCCATGGGCCGGTCCCCCTTCGGCGGCGAGGACGACTTCTTCGAGCACTTCTTCGGCCAGATCCCGGACCAGGACCTCAAGCAGCAGAGCCTCGGCTCGGGCTTCATCGTCGACAAGGAGGGCTACATCCTCACGAACAACCACGTCGTCGACGACGCGGACGACATCCGGGTGACCCTGCTCGACGGGCGCAGCTACGACGCGGAGATCAAGGGACGCGACGCGAAGACCGACATCGCCCTGATCCGGATCAAGGCCGACGGCGACCTGCCGGCGGCGACCCTCGGCGACAGCGACGCGCTGCAGATCGCCGAGCCCGTGATGGCGATCGGCAACCCCTTCGGGCTCTCGCACACCGTCACCGTCGGGGTGGTCAGCGCCAAGGACCGCACGATCGGCGCGGGCCCCTACGACGCCTTCATCCAGACGGACGCCTCGATCAACCCCGGCAACAGCGGCGGCCCGCTCTTCAACGCGCGGGGCGAGGTGGTCGGCATCAACAGCGCGATCATCGCCTCGGGCCAGGGGATCGGGTTCGCGATCCCGATCAACATCGCCAGGAACATCATGGCGCAGCTGCGCGAGAAGGGCTCGGTCACGCGCGGCTGGCTGGGCGTGCAGGTGCAGGCGCTGACCCCGGAGCTGCGCGAGTCGCTCAAGCTCGGCGCCGACGGCGGGGCGCTCGTCGCCGGCGTCATCAAGGGCGACCCGGCCGACAAGGCGGGGCTCAAGGCGGGTGATGTGATCGTGGAGTTCGACGGCCGCACGGTGCGCTCGGACCGCGACCTGGTGGCGATCGTCGGGAACACGGCGGTCGGGAAGACCGTCTCGGTCAAGGCGCTGCGCGACGGCGCGTCGAAGTCGCTCGAGATCAGGATCGCCAAGCGCTCGGACGAGAAGGACGAGTCCGCGGGAACCGAGGACGAGGGCTCCGGCGAGAAAGAGAGCGGCAAGGCGCGGCTCGGGGTGCGTGTCCAGGACGTGACGAAGGACCTCGCCGAGAAGCTCGGCCTCGAGGACGCCCGCGGGGCGCTCATCAGCGAGGTCGCGCCCGGCGGGCCGGCCGACCGCGCCGGCATCGAGCGCGGCAACGTCATCGTCGAGGTCAACCGCGAGCCGGTCGAGGACGCCGCGCAGTTCGCCAAGCTCGTGCGCGCCGCCGAGCCCGGGAAGAGCCTGCTGCTGCTCGTGCGCAGCGGCGCCGGGACGCGGTTCGTGGCGGTCAGGCCCGAGGCGGCGAAGTAGTTCTGCCGGGGCAGGGGCGGCGGCACGTGAGCGCACGCGGCGTCCTCCCGCCCCTGCTCGTTGCCGCGCTCGTCGCGGCCGCGGCGCCCGCCGCCGCGCTGACGGACGACGAGCTGCGGCGCGACGCGGTCGTGCGGGCCGTCGAGAAGGCGCGCCCGACCGTCGTCAACGTCAACACGGAGGAGGAGGTCTCGGCCTCCCCCTTCGGGGCCGGCGGCGACCCGCTGTTCGACCGCTTCTTCCGGGACTTCTTCGAGTCCGCGCCGCGGCGCAAGGTCACCTCACGCAGCCTCGGCTCCGGCGTGGTCGTCGACGCGCGCGGCTACATCCTCACCAACGAGCACGTCATCGCCCGCGCCTCGCGCGTGAGCGTCACCTTCGCGGACGAGCGCACGTTCCCCGCGAAGATCGTCGGGACCGACCCGGACCACGACCTGGCGGTGATCAAGGTGGACGCGAAGCAGCCGCTGGCGGCCGTCGAGATGGGGGACTCCGACCGGCTGCTGGTCGGCGAGCGGGTCATCGCGATCGGCAACCCCTTCGGGCTCTCCCACACCGTCACGACCGGCGTGGTCAGCGCCACGCGCCGCTCGATCCGCACCGGCGGCGGGCGGCTGTACTACGACTTCATCCAGACCGACGCGGCGATCAACCCCGGCAACAGCGGCGGGCCGCTCCTGGACATCACCGGCAGGATGATCGGGGTCAACACCGCCGTCTACAGCGAGGGGATGGGCATCGGCTTCGCGATCCCGGTCTCGGTGGCGCGCCGCGCGGTCGACGACCTCGTGCGCTACGGGCAGGTGCAGTCGGTCTGGATCGGGGTCGCCGTCGGCGAGGCGGTGGACGACGAGCCGCAGGCGGGGGAGCGCCCCCACGGCGGGCTGCCGGTCGCGCGCCTCGCGGCCGGGGGGCCGGCGGAGCGCGCGGGTGTCCGCGAGGGCGACCTCGTGATCGCGGTCGGGGACGCCCAGGTGCGCTCGGCGGGCGAGTTCCACTACCAGGTGGGCCGCCGGGCCGCGGGCGAGACGATCAGGCTGGGCCTGCGGCGCGACAAGAAGCAGCTCGAGCTGGCCGTCCGCGCCGAGCAGTTCACGCCCCAGGTCGCCGCCGCGGTCAGCTGGGAGTGGTTCGGGCTGGCGGTGAAGGAGTCGCGGGCCGGGCTGGCCGTCGCGAAGGTGCGGACGGGGGGCGTCGCCGCGGAGATCGGGCTCGAGCCGGGGGACCTCATCCTCCAGGTCGCCGGCGAGGAGGCGCGGACGGAGGAGGAGTACGCGCACGGCGTGGTCCTCGCCTTTCAGCGGGGGGGCTTCCCGATGCTGGTCCAGCGGGGGCGGCGGGGATACTACATCACCCTCCCCATAGCGCCGGGCAACGGTCTATGACAGGCGACGCATTTTGGCCGGCGCTTCCATAGGGGGGGTATCCCCCCCCTCTGGCGCGCCTTCGGCGCTGTCACCCCCAGCGCCGGGAAACGGTCTCTAACTGCCGGCGTCCTCTTGCCGGCGCTTCCATAGGGGGCTTTGCCCCCTCTGGCGCGGCTTCGCCGCTGTCACCCCCAGCGCCGGGGAACGGTCTCTGACTAGCGGCGCATCCTGGCCGGCGCTTCCATATGGGGGCTAGCGCCGGGAAGCGCACATCGACCGGCGGCGTCCTCTTGCCGTCGCTTCCATAGGGGGCTCCGCCCCCCTCTGGCGCGGCTGACGCCGCTGTCACCCCCCACAGTCCCATGGACAAGGGATGCATCAGTCCGACCCCATGGGCTATGCATCGATCGGTCGTCAATTCGCATCTTAATCAAGCGGCATGGTAAATAAACCGTTCAATTACTGATGGTTAAATGAGATAATCGATGAATGATGAAAGATTGACAATGAATGACTCAAGCATTATATTCGTCGCACTAGCAATGAATGCAACCCCTTGGGAGGGAGCGAAATGAGCAAGATTATCGGTATCGACCTCGGTACGACGAACTCGGTCGTCGCCGTCATGGAGGGCGGCGAGCCGGCCGTCATCATCAACCAGGAAGGCAACCGGACCACGCCGTCGGTCGTCGCCTTCACGAAGGACGGCGAGCGCCTCGTCGGACAGGTGGCCAAGCGCCAGGCGGTCACCAACCCCCAGAACACGGTCTACTCGATCAAGCGTTTCATGGGGCGGCGCTACGACGAGGTGAACGAAGAGATGAAGATGGTCCCCTACAAGGTCGTCCGCGCGGCCAACGGGGACGCCCGCGTCGACATCATGGGCAAGCAGTACTCGCCGCCCGAGATCTCGGCGCAGGTGCTGATGAAGCTCAAGCAGGCCGCCGAGGCCCACCTCGGCGAAAAGGTCACGCGCGCGGTCATCACGGTGCCGGCCTACTTCAACGACGCGCAGCGCCAGGCCACCAAGGAGGCGGGCAAGATCGCCGGCCTGGAGGTCGAGCGCATCATCAACGAGCCGACCGCGGCGGCGCTCGCCTACGGCCTCGACAAGAAGAAGAACGAGACGATCGCCGTCTACGACTTCGGCGGCGGCACCTTCGACATCTCGATCCTGGAGGTCGGCGACAACGTCGTCGAGGTCAAGAGCACCAACGGCGACACCCACCTCGGCGGCGACAACATCGACCAGGCGGTCATCAACTGGCTCGTGGAGGAGTTCAAGAAGGACCAGGGGATCGACCTCTCCCGCGACCAGATGGTGATGCAGCGGCTCAAGGAGGCCGGCGAGAAGGCGAAGATCGAGCTCTCCTCGGCGATGGAGACCGAGATCAACCTGCCGTTCATCACCGCCGACGCCTCGGGCCCCAAGCACATGAACATCAAGCTCACGCGCTCGAAGCTCGAGCAGATGGTCGAGCCGATCATCCAGCGCTCGGTGGCACCCTGCCAGCAGGCGCTGCGCGACGCCAAGCTCACCGCCGAGCAGATCGACGAGGTCGTGCTCGTCGGCGGGCAGATCCGCATGCCGCGCATCCAGGCGCTGGTCAAGGAGCTCTTCAAGAAGGAGCCCCACCGCGGCGTGAACCCCGACGAGGTGGTCGCGGTCGGCGCGGCGATCCAGGGCGGCGTGCTCACCGGCGACGTCAAGGACGTCCTGCTGCTCGATGTCACGCCGCTGTCGCTCGGCATCGAGACCCTCGGCGGCGTGATGACGAAGCTCATCGAGCGCAACACGACGATCCCGACGCGCAAGAGCGAGATCTTCTCGACGGCGGCCGACAGCCAGACGTCGGTCGAGATCCACGTGCTCCAGGGCGAGCGCGAGATGGCGCGCGACAACCGCACGCTCGGCAAGTTCCACCTCGTGGGCATCCCGCCGGCGCCGCGCGGCGTGCCGCAGATCGAGGTCGGCTTCGACATCGACGCCAACGGCATCGTCAGCGTCACGGCGAAGGACCTGGCCACCGGCAAGGAGCAGCAGATCACGATCACCGCCTCCTCCGGCCTCTCGAAGGACGAGGTCGAGAAGATGGTCAAGCAGGCCGAGGCGCACGCCGAGGAGGACCGCAGGAAGAAGGAGGAGATCGAGGCGCGCAACCACCTCGACACGCTGATCTACTCGACCGAGAAGACCCTGCGGGAGAACCGCGAGAAGGTCGGCGAGGCCGAGGCGGCGAAGGTCGAGGAGGCGGTCAAGCGCGCGAAGGAGGAGCTCGAGAGCGGCGACACCGCCCGCATCAAGGCCGCGATGGAGACGCTCCAGAAGGAGACGCACCACCTCGCCGAGCTGATGTACCAGGCGGCGAAGTCCGCGCAGGGCGGCGGGGCGGCCGGCGGCGGCCAGCAGGCCGGGGGCGCGAAGCCCAAGGACGCGGACGTCGTCGACGCGGAGTTCGAGGAGAAATAGTACCTGACACGATCTGTGCAGGGCCCCGGAGCCGGCTTGGGTTCCGGGGCCCTGTGTCGCTACACATCCATGTGTGCGGCTCTGGCCCTCGGGGAGGGGCCTAGCGCCTCCCGTTCAGTTCCTTCCGGACGTGCCAGACGCGCTGGGCGGCGGTGATGAGCGAGAGGACGGCGAGCGCCCAGACGGCGGTGCGGATCAGGCCGGAGAGCGCGCCGGCGATCAGCAGGATCATCCGCTCCGGGCGCTCCATGAGGCCGACGTCGCACGCGATGCCGAGCCCCTCGGCGCGCGCCTTCGTGTAGCTCACGAGGAAGGACCCCCCGATGGCCACGAGCGTGACGGCCAGCTCCGTCGTCGTGCGGAAGTGCCAGGCCAGCCCCCCGAGGATGAGAACGTCCGTGGCGCGGTCGGACACGGAGTCGATGAACGATCCGAACCGGGAAGCGGAGCCGGAGGCGCGGGCGAGCGAGCCATCGAGCATGTCTGCGGCGCCGGCCAACACGAGGAAGAGGCCCCCGAGCGGCAGGCGCCCCTGGGCGAAGGCGATCGCGGCCAGCGCCCCGAAGACGATCCCCGCGAGCGTGAGGTGGTCGGCGCTGACCCGCAGGCGCAGCAGCGCGAGGTTCAGCGGCTGGACGAACTCCCCGAACGCGGTCTTGTATTTGCGGCTGATCATCGGCGGCGCATCCCCTCCGACGTCCCGGAACGCATCGTAGCGCACTCCGGCGCCCCGGGGCAACACCGCCGCCGGGCGCCAGTATCCGCGCGCGGGCGACGTGCCGTCGGCAGGAGACTCCTCTTCCCGGGGTCGTTCGCCACCGCCATGCGCCGCTCCCCGCGCGTCAACGCCTGATCTTCCCGCGAAGTCGCGTCGCCTCGGCTTCCCCCGGCGGCGCCGCCTTGGACTGCGCGGCCAGGAGGGCGTCCACGATGCGGCCGTGGTCGGCGACATGGACCAGGTCGGGCGCGGTCCTGGACATCCTCGCGACGACTTCGACCCATTCCCCGCGGGTCCTCGGGCTCGCGAGGATTCCGGCGGGCTCGTGGCAGGGCAGGCAGTGCTCGTCGAGCACCTCGTATCCGGTCCCCGCGGAGGGCTCCCGCGGCACCCGCGTCGTGATCAGGTAGTGCAGTATCTGCCGCGCCTCGTCCGGCCGAATGCGGGGCCACGCGAGCTTGGACATCGCGTCGACCACGTTCTCCCAGGCCTTGGCGGGCCTGGGCAGCAGGATCGCGTCCAGGACGTGGCAGGTCCTGCAGCGCTCGATGAGCAGCTGCTTGCCGAGCTCCAGATCCGGGGCGCTCGAGAGACCCGCATGGGAGATGTAGGGCGCCCGCTGTGTCATCCGCACCAGGTAGTGGGCCAGTGCGCTCGCTGCCGCGAGGGATGCGAGGAGGAACACCAGGACGCCGAGCGCGAAGAGGTGCGTGCGAAATCCTGGGTACAGGCGCGCCACCGCAACCTTGAACAGGAGGAGGACCAGGAGCGCGAAGGCCGCGGTGTAGTGGATCACGATGCGCGGCGAGTCCTCCTCCCAGTACGCGTAGAAGCGTCCGAACATGGTCACGATCAGCACGAGGAACGCTGCGACGAATGCCCAACCGAACAGACGGTGCAGGACGAGCTGGCGCGGGCCTGGCTCACTGTTCGGCCGGCCGAGGCGGTTCATCATGACCACCACGGCCGCCGCGCCGCACAGGAGCATGACACTCGTCAGGATGGCGGAAAGGAGGGGACTCATGTCGAGGCGCGGATGCACCAAGCGTGCCGCCGGCTGAGTCTCGTGACACTCGAGGCGGGTAATTGCCTGCTGGGAGCACGCGATCTTCGCCGAATTCCGCGAGCGATCCGGGGGAAGGTCACTGGCCCGCATGGCTGCCCAACGAGACGATGGGACGAGTTCGCCCGCGCCCACACGTGGCGGGAATGCTGCGGAATCGATGACTTTCCCCACGGGGCTCCAGGTGAGCCGGTTGTGGATGTCTCGTAATTCAATTCGAAACAACCCTTTGTCCTGCCCGATCCTTCCGCTGCAATGTCGCAGCGAATAAAATAGGCAATTCGAAGGATTGGCGCATGCGACTCACCCGACGCGATCGGCGGGCATCGTTGATGCATGTGCACATTTCACTGAACGCACTTACCGTCGGCTGTTCAAACGAAGCAGCAAGGAGGCTGGGATGACAGAGGAATTGCGGAGCGCGGCGTGAAGGCGCTCCTGGTGTACCCCGAGTTCCCGGACACCTTCTGGAGCTTCAGCTATGCCCTGGCCTTCATTCACCGGAAGGCCAGCAGCCCGCCGCTTGGCCTGTTGACGATGGCGTCGCTGCTGCCCGAAGCGTGGGAGAAGCGGCTGGTCGACATGAATGTGGAGCGCCTGAAGGACGACGATTTGCGGTGGGCCGACCTCGTCTTCGTGAGCGCGATGGCCGTCCAGAAGGCGTCGGTGAAGGGAGTGATCGCGCGGTGCCGGGCCGCGGGCGTCAGGATCGTCGCCGGCGGCCCGCTGTTCACGACCGAGCACGAGTCGTTCGCGGACGTGGACCATCTGGTGCTGGGCGAGGCTGAGGTCACGCTGCCCCGCTTCCTCGAGGACTTGAGCGGCGGCGTTGCCGGTCACTGCTACGCGACCGATCAGTGGGCGGACGTGCGCCGGACACCCCTGCCGCTCTGGCGGCTGATCAGGACGAAGCACTATGCCTCGATCAACATCCAGTATTCCCGGGGCTGCCCCTTCAACTGCGAATTCTGCGACATCACCCTGCTCTGCGGCCACCGGCCCCGCACGAAGGACAGGGACCAGGTCATCCGGGAGCTCGAGAGCGTGTTCGCGTCCGGATTCAGGGGACAGGTCTTCTTCGTCGACGACAATTTCATCGGGAACAAGAAGAAGCTGAAGGAGGAGATCCTCCCGGCCATCGCCGAGTGGATGAAAGCGAGAAGGCATCCCTTCCTCTTCAACACCCAGGCCTCGATAGAGCTCTCCGATCACCAGGACCTCATGGACATGATGGTCGAGGCGGGATTCAACATCGTGTTCATCGGCATCGAGACCCCGCACGAGCAGAGCCTCGCGGAATGCGGCAAGCTCCAGAACAAGAACCGGGACCTCCTCGCCAGCGTCAGGAGGATCCAGCGGTCCGGCCTCGAGGTGCAGGGCGGTTTCATCGTCGGTTTCGACAGCGACCCTCCCACGATCTTCGATTCCCAGGTCAGGTTCATCCAGGCCAGCGGGGTCGCGACGGCCATGGTCGGGCTGCTCACCGCGCTCCCGCGCACCCAGCTCTACGAGCGGCTCAAGAGGGAACGGCGGCTGCTGCAGGAGACGTCGGGGAACAACACCGATTTCTCCATCAATTTTCTCCCCCGCATGGACTACGACCGCCTGATCAGCGGCTACAAGATGGTCCTCGGCACGCTGTACTCGCCGGGGCACTACTACGAAAGGGTCAGGACGTTCCTCAGGGAGTACACCCCGCCGCGACGACGGGCCTTTCGCTTCCGGGCGGACTACGCCGGCGCGTTCTTCAGGTCGATTGTCGTGCTGGGGATCGTGGGGAAGGAGCGCTTCCACTACTGGAGGCTGCTGCTCTGGACGGCGGCCAGCCGCCCCCGCCTCCTCACCCAGGCCGTGACCCTGGCGATCTACGGGTTTCACTTCCGGAAGGTCTTCGAGAAACAACTCTTGAACCAGCACAATTGAAGCGGGGCGCCACCAGGCTCGAGGTCTCCATCGGCGCCGTCCTGGTGGCATGGACCGCCATCGCCGCCGGGTCGTGGCTCTGGAATTGCGCTCAGGTGCGGGGGAACACCCTCGAGGAAGCCCGCATCCAGGCCCGTGTGGTCTATGAAAAGGACATCATCTACCGGCACTGGAACACCATGCACGGCGGAGTCTACGTGGCGGTGACCCCCGAGAACCAGCCGAACCTCTTCCTCGGGGACAACCCCGACCGCGACGTGACCACCACCACCGGAAAGCGGCTCACGCTGATGAACCCCTCCTTCATGACGCGCCAGGCCAACGAGGTGGCCCGTGAGACCATGGGGGTCCGCGGGCACATCACCAGCCTGAACCCCATCCGTCCGGCCAACGCCCCCGACCCCTGGGAGCGGAAGGCGCTGCAGTCGTTCGACAGGGGCGCCAAGGAAGCCCATTCGGTGGAACTGCTCGACGGCGTTGAGTACATGCGGTTCATGCAGCCGATGCTCACCGAGCCGGAGTGCCTCCAATGCCACGGCAGGCAGGGGTATCGCGTCGGGCAGATCCGCGGCGGCATCAGCGTGGCTATCCCTATGGCGCCGTTGCGGGCCATCGAGCGCCGGGACATCGTGCGGCTCGGCATGGCCCACGGGCTCCTGTGGCTGGTGGGCATGCTGGTAACCCTCCTGGGCGGTCGCAACCTGGTGCTCAGCGAGCGCCGGCGGCGCCGGGCAGCGGAGCAGGTCGAGCGGTACGCCGAGGAGCTCCAGGAGGCCAACGGACTCAAGGAGCTGTTCATCGACATCATGCGCCACGACTTCCTGAATCCGGCGACGGCCGTCCAGAGCTCCAGCATGTATCTCCAGGAAGGGGCCAGCGATCCCAGGACGAAGAAGCTGGCGTCGCACATCACCCGGGCCAACGCCAAGCTGATCGAGATGATCCAGGATGCCTCGATTCTCTCGCGGCTCTCGGAGGCGGACGGCCTGGAGTGCGCCCCGCGGGACCTGAACCGCCTGATTCGCGAGGCGCTCCAGGATGTCGCAAGCCCGCTCGCGATCGACTACCCTCCGGCCGGCGAGTACCCGGTCAGCGCCAACCCGATACTCGGCAACGTCTTCGTCAACCTGCTGACCAATGCCGGCAAGTACGCCCCCGGAGGCGGCCGCGTCGAGATCGGCATCCGGGACGCAGGGACCGATTGGGTGGCCACGGTGAAGGACTTCGGCCCCGGCATCACGGACGAGAACAAGCCGAAGGTCTTCACCCGCTTCGAGCGCCTCAAGAAGGAGGGCGTGCAGGGGACGGGCCTCGGGTTGGCCATCGCCAAGCGCATCGTGGATCTGCACCAGGGCCGGATCTGGGTCGAGGACAACCCGGCGGGCGGCGCCGTCTTCTGCGTCGGTCTCCCCAAGGCCGCCGCAGCGGCTGCCGGGACTGCGGAACCGACGCACCCCGCCGCCGCGGGGGCCGGCGCTAGCTCTTCCTGTTCCCGGTGAGCAGGAGCCCGGCGCCGGCCGCGATCGCGACCACCCCCGCCCAGACCGGGACGTTGACCCTCTCCCTGTCCTTCACCGAGAACTCGATCGGGCCGAGCTTGGTCGTGTGGGTGTCCTTCGTGTAGGTGAAACCGCCGTACGCCAGCGCCAGGACGCCGGCCACGATCAGCACGAGTGCAAGGGCCCTCAATCCGCTCATGTTGTTCCTCCTTACCTTGCCTGCGTTGTCGGCGTCGCTGCCGCGGCCCCCCGCGCGCGGCGGATCGCCTCCGAGAGATCCTCCTGTCGATACGGCTTGCGCAAGAAGGCCTGTGGCAATTCGGGGTGGTGACCGGACATCGCCTGGGACCTGTCGTAGCCGCTGCACAGGATCACCGGGATGCCGGGAACGATCCT encodes the following:
- a CDS encoding ATP-binding protein translates to MKRGATRLEVSIGAVLVAWTAIAAGSWLWNCAQVRGNTLEEARIQARVVYEKDIIYRHWNTMHGGVYVAVTPENQPNLFLGDNPDRDVTTTTGKRLTLMNPSFMTRQANEVARETMGVRGHITSLNPIRPANAPDPWERKALQSFDRGAKEAHSVELLDGVEYMRFMQPMLTEPECLQCHGRQGYRVGQIRGGISVAIPMAPLRAIERRDIVRLGMAHGLLWLVGMLVTLLGGRNLVLSERRRRRAAEQVERYAEELQEANGLKELFIDIMRHDFLNPATAVQSSSMYLQEGASDPRTKKLASHITRANAKLIEMIQDASILSRLSEADGLECAPRDLNRLIREALQDVASPLAIDYPPAGEYPVSANPILGNVFVNLLTNAGKYAPGGGRVEIGIRDAGTDWVATVKDFGPGITDENKPKVFTRFERLKKEGVQGTGLGLAIAKRIVDLHQGRIWVEDNPAGGAVFCVGLPKAAAAAAGTAEPTHPAAAGAGASSSCSR
- a CDS encoding B12-binding domain-containing radical SAM protein; the encoded protein is MKALLVYPEFPDTFWSFSYALAFIHRKASSPPLGLLTMASLLPEAWEKRLVDMNVERLKDDDLRWADLVFVSAMAVQKASVKGVIARCRAAGVRIVAGGPLFTTEHESFADVDHLVLGEAEVTLPRFLEDLSGGVAGHCYATDQWADVRRTPLPLWRLIRTKHYASINIQYSRGCPFNCEFCDITLLCGHRPRTKDRDQVIRELESVFASGFRGQVFFVDDNFIGNKKKLKEEILPAIAEWMKARRHPFLFNTQASIELSDHQDLMDMMVEAGFNIVFIGIETPHEQSLAECGKLQNKNRDLLASVRRIQRSGLEVQGGFIVGFDSDPPTIFDSQVRFIQASGVATAMVGLLTALPRTQLYERLKRERRLLQETSGNNTDFSINFLPRMDYDRLISGYKMVLGTLYSPGHYYERVRTFLREYTPPRRRAFRFRADYAGAFFRSIVVLGIVGKERFHYWRLLLWTAASRPRLLTQAVTLAIYGFHFRKVFEKQLLNQHN